The proteins below come from a single Mauremys reevesii isolate NIE-2019 linkage group 6, ASM1616193v1, whole genome shotgun sequence genomic window:
- the LOC120408448 gene encoding histone H1-like — protein MPLSALQLSIKVGLKSLVSKGILVQTKGTGASGSFKLNKKPGEIKEKAPKKKPAAKPKKPAAKKPASAAKKPKKAAAVKKSPKKVKKPAASAVKKAAKSPKKVKAAKPKKAAKSPAKAVKPKAAKPKPTKAKTAKAKKAAPKK, from the coding sequence ATGCCTCTGTCTGCCCTCCAGCTGTCTATCAAGGTAGGATTAAAGAGCCTGGTGAGCAAAGGCATTTTGGTGCAGACCAAAGGTACCGGCGCTTCTGGTTCTTTCAAACTCAACAAGAAGCCTGGTGAGATTAAGGAAAAGGCTCCCAAGAAGAAGCCAGCGGCAAAGCCTAAGAAACCAGCTGCCAAGAAACCCGCCAGCGCCGCCAAGAAACCCAAAAAGGCTGCGGCCGTGAAAAAGAGCCCGAAAAAAGTCAAGAAGCCAGCGGCTTCCGCAGTCAAGAAAGCGGCCAAGAGCCCGAAAAAAGTGAAAGCCGCCAAGCCCAAGAAGGCAGCTAAGAGCCCGGCTAAAGCGGTGAAACCAAAAGCTGCCAAGCCCAAGCCAACAAAGGCCAAAACCGCGAAGGCGAAGAAGGCAGCGCCCAAAAAGTAA